AGGAGTTCGTGAGCCTGCAGACCGCCATGGCCCAGCCGGCCGTCGAGAAAGTGGTCGCCTACGCTCGCAGCGTGTACGAAATCGCCACCCAGAACCAGGACGAAGTGTCCAAGCTGATGGAAGGCCAGATGGCTGAAGTCAACAAGGGTGTGGCCGCTGCGCTGGACAAGGCTGCCAAGTCCGCTCCGGCTGGCTCCGACGTGGCCGTGGCCGCCGTCAAGTCCGCCATCGCTGCTGCCAACTCGGCTTACGACAGCATGAGCAAGGCTGCCAAGCAGGTTGCCGAGATCGCCGAAGCCAACGTGGCTGCCGCGACCAACGCCACCGTCAAGGCCGTCGGTACCGCTCAGAAAGCTGCGCCGAAGACCACCGCTGCCAAGAAAGCCGCCTGATCGGTCTTTCCTGCCAGTCGAAAAAGCCCCGCAAGTGCGGGGCTTTTTCTTTGGGCGTGACCCGTCCGTCCGGGGTGGGCGAGAGCGCCCATCCAATGATCGGAGAACAGCCGCTCGTCCGAGACACATCGGCCGTTCTTCGTTGCCGTAAGCCGCGCCGCCGCCCAGGCAATGACGAAGGACGGGAGCGGCGTCCGAGCCGTCACCCGCCCCGCGTCGACACCTGCGAACTCAAGCGGCCTCGGCCGGATAGTGATGCGGGAACAGGCGGCGCATCTCCGCCTCGATCCACTGCTCCGCCCGCCGGTTGATTTCCTCGGTCGTCAGCCCCTCGCCCTCGATGACCGGACCGATGCTCACCACGATCTCGCCCGGCGTCTTCACGAAGGCGTTGCGACGCCAGAACTCGCCCGCGTTGTGAGCGATCGGCACCACCGGCGCGCCGGTGTGCGACGCCAGCCAGGCCCCGCCCGGCTTGTAACGCCGGGTCGTCCCCGGCGCCACCCGCGTCCCCTCGGGGAACACCACCACCCAGAAACCTTCGGCGAGCCGCTCGCGACCCTGTTCGACCACCTGCGCCAGGGCGTCCTTACCCGCCGCCCGGTCGATGGCGATCATCGGCATCCGCGCCAGCCCCCAGCCGAAGAACGGCAGGCGCAGCAGCTCGCGCTTGAGCACGAAGCAGATCGGCGGCAGGATGCGTTGCAGGGCAATCGTCTCCCACGCGGACTGGTGCTTGCACAAGGCCACCGCGGGCCGGTCGGGCAGATGCTCGGTGCCGATCACCCGGTGGCGGATGCCGAGCAGGTGACGGATGAACCACATGGCGATGCTCGTCCACCCGCCGATGATCCGGTAGCGGGTCTGGGGCGCCAGCGGCGTGACGAGCAGCGCAACGGCCGCGAAGACCGGGGTGATCAGGAGCAGCACGAGCGCGAACAGCGCGGAGCGAATCAGGGCCATCGGGGTCTCAGTCCAGCAAGGCGTCGACCACGGCGGCGAGGTCGGGATAGATATGGGTGCCCGGCGGCAGGGCCGGGTCGTCGCGGGTTTTCTCCCCCTTGCCGGTGAGCACGAGGTACGGCTCGCAGCCGACCGCGGCGCCGGCCTGCATGTCGCGCAGGCTGTCGCCGACGATGGGCACCCCGCCCAGATCGACATTGAAGCGCGATTCGATCTGCTTGAGCAGCCCCGGCTTGGGCTTGCGGCAGTCGCAGGTCGAATCGGCGGCATGCGGACAGAAGAAGATCCCGTCGAGCCGACCGCCGACCTGCGCCAGGGCCTCCACCATGCGGCCGTTGATCGCGTTGAGCATGTCCATGCCAAACAGGCCGCGACCGACGCCGGACTGGTTGGAGGCGATCACCACCCGCCAGCCGGACTGGTTCAGCCGGGCGATCGCTTCGAGCGAGCCGGGAATCGGCTCCCACTCCTCGGGCGACTTGATGAACTGGTCGGAGTCCTTGTTGATGACCCCGTCACGATCGAGCACGATGAATTTCATGGCGACTCCGCGCGCGGCGCGCTCAGACCGACAGCCGCGACAGGTCGGCGACCCGGTTCATCTGCCCCGCCAGGGCGCCGAGCAGGGCCAGGCGGTTGGCGCGGATGAGCGGCTCCTCGGCCATCACCATCACCTCGTCGAAGAAGCGGTCCACCGCCTCGCGCAGACCGGCGAGCGAGCGTAGCGATTCGGTGTAGTCCTCGTTGTCGAAGTGCGCACGCACCTGCGGCGCGAGGGCGTTGAGCTGATCGAACAAGGCCTTTTCGGCGGCTTCCTGGAACAGGGTCACGTCGGGCTCGCCCGGCACCGTGTCGGCCTTCTTGAGGATATTGACGATGCGCTTGTTGGCGGCCGCCAGCGCCTCGGCCTCGGGCAGGGCCTGGAAGGCCTGCACCGCGGCGAGCTTGGCCGGGACCAGATCGATCCGGGTCGGATCGAGCGCGAGCACCGCGTCGATCGCCTCGGGGGCATGGCCGGCATCGCGCAGCAGGTTGCGCAGGCGCTCCTGGAAGAAGCCCTGCAACGGCGCCCGCGGGTCTTCGCTCAACGCACCGGCAGCGAAGCCGGCAGCGGCGTCGTCGATGAGGGCGGCCAGATCCAGCGGCAGCGGCGTCTCCATGAGGATGCGCAGCACGCCGAGGGCCGCGCGGCGCAGGCCGAACGGATCCTTGTCGCCAGTCGGTAGCTGACCGATGCCGAAGAAGCCGACCAGGGCGTCGAGCTTTTCCGCCAGCGCCACCGCGGCGGCCACGTTGCCCTCGGGCAGCGCGTCGCCGGCAAAGCGCGGTTGGTAATGCGCCTCGATGGCATTGGCGACGACCTCGCCCTCACCATCGTGCAGCGCGTAGTAACGGCCCATGGTGCCCTGCAGTTCGGGGAACTCGCCGACCATCTCGGTCACCAGATCGGCCTTGGCGAGGCGGGCGGCGCGCTGGGCCGCGCTGCGGTCGGCGCCCAGCCGATGCGCGACGGCACCGGCGAGGGTCTCGAGCCGTTCGACGCGTTCGAGCAGCGAACCGAGCTTGTTGTGATAGACCACGTTGGCGAGCCGCTCGACGCGGCTGGCCAACGGCTGCTTGCGGTCGGTGTCGAAGAAGAAACGCGCATCGGCCAGACGCGGGCGCACCACGCGCTGGTTGCCGAGGACGATGTTGGACGGGTCCTGCACATGCATGTTGGACACGATCAGGAAGCGGTTGAGCAGCGTGCCGTCGGCGTCGAACAGGGGGAAGTACTTCTGGTTGGCACGCATGGTCAGGATCAGGCATTCCTGCGGCACGGCGAGGAACTCCTCGTCGAACTGGCCGACATACACCGTCGGGTGCTCCACCAGCGCAGCGACCTCGTCGAGCAGATCGCCGTACTCGCCCAGCAGCGCGCCCTGCCGTGCGGCCTCTTCCACCAGCTGCTTGTCGATGTTGGCGCGGCGCTCGTCGAAGCACGGCACCACCTTGCCCTCGGCCAGCAGCGTGGCCTCGTAGGCATCGGCATTGGCCAGCGCGATCTCGCCCCGGCTCATGAAGCGGTGGCCGCGGGTGACCTTGCCGGCGTCCAGATCCAGCACCCGGCCCGGCACCACGCGGTCGCCATGGAGCATCACCAGCTTGTGCACCGGGCGCACGAACTGCGCGTCCCCGGCGCCCCAGCGCATCACCTTGGGAATCGGCAGCGCCTTGACGGCGGCGCTCACCGCGTCGGAGAGCACCTCGTCGAGCTTCGCGCCCGGCACCGTCGAGGTGTAGAAAAGCGCCTCGGCCTTGCCGTCCATGCGCCGCTCGAAGCGGGCGATCTCGCTCTCGGCGATGCCCTTGGCGGCGAGTTTCTTGAGCAGCGGCGCCTTGGGCGTACCGTCCGCCTCCAGCGCCACCGACACCGGCATGATTTTCTCGGTCACCTCTTTCGCAGCGCCCTCGGACAGCACCTTGCCCACGGTCACCGCCAGCCGGCGCGGCGAGGCGAAGGGGCGCACGGCGGCGTCCTGGGCGGCCAGGCCACGGGCGACGAGCTCCTTGTGGATGGTGTGGGCGAAGGTCTCACCCAGGCGCGGCAGAGCCTTGGGCGGCAGCTCTTCGGTCAGCAGTTCGACCAGCAGGGTCGCGTCGGACATCACGCGGCCTCCTTGTTGTTGGGTTTGTCGGCCTCGTCGCACATGGGGAAGCCGAGTGCCTCGCGCGAGGCATGGTAGGCCGCCGCGACGCTGCGCGACAGGTTGCGGATGCGGCCGATGTAGGCGGCGCGCTCGGTCACCGAGATGGCGCCGCGCGCATCGAGCATGTTGAAGGTGTGCCCCGCCTTGAGCACCATCTCGTAGGCCGGCAGCGCCAGGTTCTGCTCCATCAGCCGCTTGGCCTCGCTCTCGTAGTTGGAGAACAGCGAGAACAGGAAGTCCACGTTGGCATGTTCGAAGTTGTAGGTGGACTGCTCCACCTCGTTCTGGTGGAACACGTCGCCGTAGGTCACCGCGCGGCCATCCGGCCCGACCGACCAGATCAGGTCATAGACGTTCTCCACGCCCTGCAGGTACATGGCCAGCCGCTCGAGGCCGTAGGTGATCTCGCCGAGCACCGGCTTGCAGTCGATGCCGCCGACCTGCTGGAAGTAGGTGAACTGGGTCACCTCCATGCCGTCGAGCCACACCTCCCAGCCCAGGCCCCAGGCGCCCAGGGTGGGGTTCTCCCAGTCGTCCTCGACGAAGCGGATGTCGTGCACCATCGGGTCGATGCCCAGCGCGCGCAGCGAATCCAGATACAGCTCCTGGATGTTCAGCGGCGAGGGCTTGAGCACCACCTGGTATTGGTAGTAGTGCTGCAGACGGTTCGGATTCTCGCCGTAGCGCCCGTCCTTGGGGCGGCGCGAGGGCTGCACATAGGCCGCGTTCCACGGCTCGGGGCCGATGGCGCGCAGGAAGGTGGCGGTGTGCGAAGTGCCGGCGCCGACCTCGAGATCGTAGGGCTGGAGCAGCACGCAGCCATGCTCGCCCCAGAATTTCTGCAGGCGCAGGATGACTTCTTGAAAGGTCGGTTTGTTTGCAGTCATGAGCGTGGCGGCGAGCGTGGGCCCGCCGCGTTGGAGCAAAAGCGCAATTTTACTGGCTATTTGCCCGATGACGAAGCCTGCGCGGCGCTTTTGCGCATCGACGCGTCATGGGGGCGCCGGATCGCCTTCTCGAGTTCGACGATCACCAGCGCCACCAGCCCGATGCCGACGATCTCCGCCCACGCGGCCGGCGGCACGGCGGCGGTGCCGAACACGGCCTGCATCGGCGCCCAGTAGGTGAACGCGGCCTGCAGCAGCACCTGCGCCAGCACCCCGCCCCACACCCAGCTATTGCTGAACGGGGCGATGCGCCACAGCGGCCGGCGCTGGCTGCGGCAGGCGAAGAGGAACACGATCTCCACCATCACGAACACGTTGACCGCCACGCTACGCGCCACCGCCACATCGCCGGAGAGCCCCGACCAGCGCACGAAAAGGCCGAAGGCGCCAGCGAGCATGACCACCCCGACGAGGACGATGCGCCCGACCAGCACCCGGTCGAGCATCGGCTGCCCCGGCGGACGCGGCGCGCGGTGCATCACGTCCGATTCGATCGGCTCGAACGCCAGGCTCATGCCCAGCAGGACCGCCGTGGTCATGTTGATCCAGAGGATCTGCAGCGGCGTGATCGGCAGTGTCACACCGGCGAAGATGGCGGCGAGGATCACCAGCCCCTCGCCGAAATTGGTGGGCAGGGTCCAGGTGATGAACTTGACCAGGTTGTCGTACACCCCGCGGCCGACCTCGACCGCCGCCTCGATGGTGGCGAAATTGTCGTCGGTGAGCACCATGTCTGCGGCCTCCTTGGCCACGTCGGTGCCGCCCGCCCCCATGGCGACGCCGATGTCGGCGGCCTTGAGGGCCGGCGCGTCGTTCACCCCGTCGCCGGTCATCGCCACCACCGCCCGGTGCGCCTGCAGCGCCCGCACCAGGCGCAGCTTCTCGGCCGGCTCGACGCGCGCGAACACCCGCACCGAACGCACCGCGGCCGCCAGTTGCATCTCATCCATGGCCGCCAGTTCACGGCCGACCACAACCGTGTCGTCGTCGTTCGCGATCCCCATCTGGCGCGCGATGGCCAGCGCCGTGAGCCCATGGTCGCCGGTGATCATCTTCACCTCGATGCCGGCCTGGTGGCAGGCCTTGACCGCCGCCGTGGCCCGCGCGCGCGGCGGGTCGATCATGCCCTGCAGGCCGATGAAGCTCAGATCGCCGGCCACATCCGCGTCGCACGCGAGTCGAGGCGCCGGGCTCAGCCGCGCGAAGGCGAGCACCCGCAGCCCGCTGGCCGCCATGCGCTGGGCCGCCACATCGATGGCCGACGCGTCCAGCGGCGCGGGCTGCCCCTCGGCGTCGAGCATGCGGGCGCAGCGCGGGATGATCCGCTCCAGCGCGCCCTTGACGAAGATCACCGCCCCGGCATCCGTCCGGTGCCGCGTGGCCATGGTCTGGCGCACCGCATCGAAGGGCAGCTCGTCCACGCGCGGGCATCCGGCAGCGATGCTGGCCTCGTCGAGGCCGGCCTTGCGGGCCGCCACGATCAGTGCCCCCTCGGTCGGGTCGCCGTCCACCGTCCATTCCCCGTCCCGCTTGATCAAGGCCGCGTCGTTGCACAGCACCCCCGCCACGAGGCACTCGCGCAGCGCCCCCGACAGGGGCACCGGCAGGCCGTCGCGGCTCAGCCGGCCGACAGGTGCGTAGCCGCGTCCCGACACCGCATAGACCTGGCCACCGACATAGATCGACTCGACAGTCATCTGATTCTCGGTGAGGGTGCCGGTCTTGTCGGAACAGATCACCGTAGTGCTGCCGAGGGTCTCGACCGCCGGCAGGCGCCGGATGATGGCGCGCCGGCGTGCCATGCGCGCCACCCCGATGGCCAGCGTCACCGTGAGCGCCGCCGGCAAGCCTTCCGGAATTGCGCCGACCGCCAGCGCCACCGCGGCCATGAGCATCTCCACCGCCGACTCGCCACGGGCCAGCCCGAGGGCGAAGGTCATCGCCGCCAGCGCCAGGATCACCACCAGCAGCAGATTGGAAAAACGCCCCATGGCCCGGGTCAGCGGGGTCTCGAGGGCCTCGGTGCCGGCGAGCATCTGCGCGATGCGTCCGGTCTCGGTGGCATCACCCGTAGCCACCACCAGGCCCCGGCCCTGGCCGGCCACCACCAGGGTGCCGGCAAAGGCCATGTTGCTGCGCTCGGCCACCCGGGTCGGCGCGGGCAAGGCCGCGCTGTGCTTGGCCACCGCCGCCGACTCGCCGGTCAGCGCCGCTTCGCTCGCCTGCAGCCCGGCAGCATGGGCGATGCGCACATCGGCGGGCACCCGGTCGCCCGCGGCCAGGTGGACCACGTCCCCCGGGACCAGGTGCGCCGCGTCGAGGCGATGGCGGGCGCCGCCGCGCTGCACGCTCACCTCGCTGGACACCGTCCGCGCCAGGGCCGCCAGCGCCTGCTCGGCCCGCCCTTCCTGAATGAAGCCGACCACCGCATTGACGAGCACCACGCCGAAGATGACCGCGGCGTCGACCCACTCGCCCAACACCGCGGCGGCGGCCCCGGAGAGCAGCAGGATGTAGATCAGGGGCTGATGGAACTGCAGCAGCAGCCGGCGCACGGGACCGCGCCCGGGCGGCTGCGAGAGGCGGTTGACACCGTGCACGCCAAGCCGGCGCCGGGCTTCTTCATGGTCCAGGCCGTGATGGACGTCGGTGGCCAGGCGCGCAGACACGCTCTCCACCCCGTGGGCATGCCACGGATGGGGGGTATCGTCGTCGGGCGGGCGGAGCGTCGGGTCCATGCCACCATGCTACTGCCCCATGGCGGCGGGACGTTGACCTAGGTCGACGATCGGCGTCGGCGCCCGCGGCGCAGCGCCGACGGCACGACCATGAGTCCGGCCAGGGCCAGCGCCAGCGCATCGCCCCAGCGCATGTACGGGGTGGTGCCGGTCATGCCCTGCACCTGCGTTTCGAGCACATCGCGGGTAAACGCCGGCAACACCGCCGCCACCGTGCCGTCCGGGGCGATCGCCGCGGTCATGCCGGTGTTGGTGGCGCGCAGCATCGGCCGTCCGGTCTCGATGGCGCGCACCCGGGCCATCTGCAGGTGCTGCGGCTGGGCGAAGGAGTCGCCGTACCAGGCCAGGTTGGAGAGGTTCACCAGGACGGTGGCGTCGCCCGCACGGCGACGGATCTGGTTGCCGAACACGTCCTCGTAGCAGATATTGAGGGCCAGGCGCTGATCGGCGACCGCCATCATCGGCTGATCCGCCGCCCCCGCCGTCTGGTCCGACATGGGAATCTTGGCGAGCCGGTAGAACCAGCCGAAGGTGGGCGGAGAATACTCGCCGAAGGGCACCAGATGGTGCTTGGCATAGTGCTGGCCGGGACGGGCGCCGAGGCTGACGGCGGCGTTGTAGATGTGTTCCGCGGTATCGCGCATGAACACGCCGGCGACGACCGTGCCGCCTCCGGCGGCCGCGCCCAGTTGCTCCAGATACCCGGGCGGCAGCCGGTCGGCCAGCATCGGCAGGGTCGATTCGGGCAGCACCACCAGGTCGGCGGGATGCTCGCGCACCAGCTGCAGGTTGAGGTCCAGCCACTGGCGCAGGCGCTCGGGCTGCCACTTGAGGTCCTGCTCGACATTGGTCTGGATCAGGGCGACCCGGAGCGGCGCCCCGGCCGGTTCGGTGTAGCGCACCGACCGCAGGGCCTGGCCACTCCCCAGGATCAGGACGGTAGCGATGCACCAGGGCCCCAGCCGCCCCGGCCCCTTGCGCAGCATGAGCCCCAACCCCGCGGCGAGCATGGCGAGCAGCGCCCCCACGCCATAGACGCCCACGAGCGGGAAGAAGCCGGCCAGCGGGCTCGGCGGCGTCTGCGAGTTGGCGATGGACAGCCACGGAAAGCCGGTGAACACCCAGCCGCGCAGCCACTCGCCCAGCACCCACACGCCCCCGGCCAGGAGCGCGTCGCGCCAGGCTCGGTGCGCGCGCAGACGCACGAAGGCCATGGCGGACAGCGCCGGCCACAGGGCCAGGTAAGCGGCGAACAGGAAGATGCACGCCGCCGCGATCGGGCCCGGCATGCCGCCGAAACGATGCAGCGCCACGTACAGCCAGGAGATGCCGGCCACGAAGCAGCCCAGGCCCCAGGCGAGCCCGAGCGCGAAGCCCTCGCCAGCACGACGGCAGCCGGCGAGCAGGCCGAACAGCACCGCCAGGGTCACCAGCGGCAGCGGGAACAGCAGGAAGGGCGCGAAGCCGAGCACCGTGGCGGCGCCGGCGAGCATCGCCAGGATGAGGTGGCGCAGACGCATGCGGATCGGGATCAGTCGGCCGCTTCGGCCTCCGGCTCGGGAGCCTTGTCCACCAGCAGGGTGTGCACCCGCCGGCTGTCGGCCCGCAGCACCTGGAAGCGCAGGCCGTCGATGATCACGATCTCGCCCCGCTTGGGCAGGCGCCCGAGCTGCCGGATCACCAGCCCGCCGACGGTATCGAACTCCTCGTCGTCGAACTGCTTCTCGAACGCGGTGTTGAAGTCCTCGATCTCGCAGGTGGCCTTGACCCGGTAGCGACCGGCATGGTCGAGGCGGATGTTGTCTTCGACCTCGTCGAAGTCGAACTCGTCCTCGATGTCGCCGACGATCTGCTCGAGCACGTCCTCGATGGTCACCAGGCCGGCCACGCCGCCGTATTCGTCCACGACGATGGCCATGTGGTTGCGGCTGACGCGGAACTCGCGCAACAGCACGTTGAGGCGCTTGGATTCGGGCACGAAGATCGCCGGGCGCAGCATGTCGCGCAGGTCGAACTCGCGTCCGGCGAAATAGCGCAGCAGGTCCTTGGCCATGAAGATGCCGAGCACGTCGTCGCGATTTTCGCCCACCGCCGGAAAGCGCGAGTGGGCCGCGTCGATCACGGCGTTGGCGATCTCTTCCATGGTGTCGTCCACATGGATGACGTCCATCTGCGCACGCGGGATCATCACGTCGCGCACCTGCATTTCCGAAACCTGCAGGGCGCCTTCGATGATGGAGAGGGCATCGCCGTCGAGCAGATTGCGCTCGAAGGCCGAATGCAGCAGTTCGATCAGGTCCTCCCTGTCCTCGGGCTCGGGCGAGAGCAAGGCAGAGAGGCGGTCAAGCAAACTAGGTCGACTCGGGGAACTATCCATTCAGGGTGTCTGGTCCAGGGAGCTGGGATGTGGGCGCGCGGCGCACGCACACATCCAAGATCCCCCGGCGCGTCATGATGCCTCGTAGGGGTTGGCGATGCCCAGGCGGGCCAGGATGTCCACTTCCAGCCCTTCCATCAGGGCGGCTTCCTCCTCGTCCTCGTGGTCGAGCCCCTGCAGATGCAGCATGCCATGGACCACCAGATGCGCGAAGTGATCGGCCACCGTCTTGCCCTGCGCCTGCGCCTCGCGGATCACCACCGGCAGGCAGATCACCAGGTCGCCGCTGAGCACGCCGTCCGTTTCATCGTAGACGAAGGTCAGCACGTTGGTGGCGTAATCCTTGCCGCGATAGTCGCGGTTGAGCTCGCGCCCTTCCGTTTCGCCCACCAGGCGCACGCCCACCACCGCATCCTGCCCCAGCGCGGACTGCGCCCAGGCGCGGATGTCGCGCTTGCGCGGGCGCAGCGTCTTGTCGTCCTCGGCCTTGGGCACGCAGTTGTCGATCTGCATGTCCAGGTGCGCCGGCACCACCGGCGCATCGGGGTCGACCGTGTCGTGCATCGCCACCACGCGCAGGTTGAGCAGGTTGCATGACGCCGATTGCATCTGGATGACAGGCGTGCCCTCGGGCGCCTCGGCCATGAGCTCGAGATCGGCCCAGGCCTTCGGCGGCAGGGCGAGGGTCAGGCGGCGGCCGTCCGGCCACTGCAGCTCGATCGCCTCGGCCTTGAGGGGGCGGCGGCGCCCCGCCGCATCCACCGTGCTGAACATCGGGCGGTCACGCTGGGTCATGGGTGTCGTCTTCCTTGCGCTTGCGCGCCTGTTCGCGCTCGCGGCGGCGGGCGCTCTTTTCGTAGGCTTCGACGATGCGCGCCACCAGCGGGTGGCGCACCACGTCCTCGCGCAGGAACTCGGTGAAGGCGATCCCGCGCACGTTGGAGAGCACGTCCACCGCCTCGCGCAGGCCGCTGCGGGTGCCGCGCGGCAGGTCCACCTGGGTCAGGTCGCCGGTCACCACCGCCTTGGCGCCGATGCCGATGCGTGTGAGGAACATCTTCATCTGCTCGGGCGTGGTGTTCTGCGCCTCGTCGAGGATGATGAAGGAATGGTTCAGGGTGCGCCCGCGCATGAAGGCCAGCGGCGCGATCTCGATCGCCCCTTTCTCGAACAGCTTGCCCACGCGTTCGAAGCCGAGCAGGTCGTAGAGCGCGTCGTAGAGCGGACGCAGGTAGGGGTCGACCTTCTGGCTCAGGTCGCCGGGCAGGAAGCCGAGCCGCTCGCCGGCCTCGACCGCCGGACGGGTGAGGATGATGCGCTCCACATGCTCGCGTTCAAGCGCGTCGACCGCGCTGGCCACCGCCAGAAAGGTCTTGCCGGTGCCGGCCGGGCCGACCCCGAAGGTGATGTCGAAGTCCTGGATCTGGCGCAGGTACTGCACCTGGCGCGGCGTGCGCCCGTGCAGATCGCTCTTGCGGGTGAGCAGGGCCGGCGCGCTCTGGCTGGCCTGGCTGAGATTGGCCAGTTCGACCAGACCGAGCTGGATGTCGTCGACGGTCAGGTGCTCGTCCGCCTGGGCATAGAAGTGCTTCAGCGCCTTGTGCGCCAGCACCGACTGCGAAGGATGACCGCGCAGGGCGAAATGCTCCCCGCGGCGGGAGATGGACACGTCGTAGGCGGTCTCGATCTGGCGCAGGTTTTCGTCCAGCGTGCCGCACAGGTTGGACAGTCGCTCGTTGTCCAGCGGCTCGAGCAGGATATCGAGGGTTTTCGGCAACTTACGATTCCCGCGTCACGATCTGCCCGCGCAGGCTGTGCGGCAGCGCCGAGGTGATGCTCACCTCGACGAACTGGCCGATCAGGCGCGGATGACCGGCGAAGTTCACCACCCGGTTGTTCTCGGTGCGCCCGGCCAGCTCGTCCGCGTTCTTCTTGGACGGCCCCTCGACCAGGATGCGCTGCACGCTGCCGACCATCGATTCGCTGATGACCTGCACCTGTTCCTCGATGCGCTTCTGCAGGCGTGACAGCCACTTGAGCTTGTCCGTCTGGGGCACCGTGTCTTCCAGATCCGCCGCCGGCGTGCCGGGACGTGCGCTATAGACGAAGCTGAACGAGGCGTCGAAACCGACCTCGTCGATGAGCTTCATGGTCTTGTCGAAATCCGCCTCGGTCTCGCCCGGGAAACCGACGATGAAATCCGAAGACAGCGACAGGTCGGGGCGCACCGCGCGCAGCTTGCGCACCAGCGACTTGTATTCCAGCGCGGTGTAGCCGCGTTTCATGGCCGCCAGCACC
The nucleotide sequence above comes from Nitrogeniibacter mangrovi. Encoded proteins:
- the lnt gene encoding apolipoprotein N-acyltransferase; this encodes MRLRHLILAMLAGAATVLGFAPFLLFPLPLVTLAVLFGLLAGCRRAGEGFALGLAWGLGCFVAGISWLYVALHRFGGMPGPIAAACIFLFAAYLALWPALSAMAFVRLRAHRAWRDALLAGGVWVLGEWLRGWVFTGFPWLSIANSQTPPSPLAGFFPLVGVYGVGALLAMLAAGLGLMLRKGPGRLGPWCIATVLILGSGQALRSVRYTEPAGAPLRVALIQTNVEQDLKWQPERLRQWLDLNLQLVREHPADLVVLPESTLPMLADRLPPGYLEQLGAAAGGGTVVAGVFMRDTAEHIYNAAVSLGARPGQHYAKHHLVPFGEYSPPTFGWFYRLAKIPMSDQTAGAADQPMMAVADQRLALNICYEDVFGNQIRRRAGDATVLVNLSNLAWYGDSFAQPQHLQMARVRAIETGRPMLRATNTGMTAAIAPDGTVAAVLPAFTRDVLETQVQGMTGTTPYMRWGDALALALAGLMVVPSALRRGRRRRSST
- a CDS encoding HlyC/CorC family transporter, with translation MDSSPSRPSLLDRLSALLSPEPEDREDLIELLHSAFERNLLDGDALSIIEGALQVSEMQVRDVMIPRAQMDVIHVDDTMEEIANAVIDAAHSRFPAVGENRDDVLGIFMAKDLLRYFAGREFDLRDMLRPAIFVPESKRLNVLLREFRVSRNHMAIVVDEYGGVAGLVTIEDVLEQIVGDIEDEFDFDEVEDNIRLDHAGRYRVKATCEIEDFNTAFEKQFDDEEFDTVGGLVIRQLGRLPKRGEIVIIDGLRFQVLRADSRRVHTLLVDKAPEPEAEAAD
- the ybeY gene encoding rRNA maturation RNase YbeY, with protein sequence MTQRDRPMFSTVDAAGRRRPLKAEAIELQWPDGRRLTLALPPKAWADLELMAEAPEGTPVIQMQSASCNLLNLRVVAMHDTVDPDAPVVPAHLDMQIDNCVPKAEDDKTLRPRKRDIRAWAQSALGQDAVVGVRLVGETEGRELNRDYRGKDYATNVLTFVYDETDGVLSGDLVICLPVVIREAQAQGKTVADHFAHLVVHGMLHLQGLDHEDEEEAALMEGLEVDILARLGIANPYEAS
- a CDS encoding PhoH family protein, with translation MPKTLDILLEPLDNERLSNLCGTLDENLRQIETAYDVSISRRGEHFALRGHPSQSVLAHKALKHFYAQADEHLTVDDIQLGLVELANLSQASQSAPALLTRKSDLHGRTPRQVQYLRQIQDFDITFGVGPAGTGKTFLAVASAVDALEREHVERIILTRPAVEAGERLGFLPGDLSQKVDPYLRPLYDALYDLLGFERVGKLFEKGAIEIAPLAFMRGRTLNHSFIILDEAQNTTPEQMKMFLTRIGIGAKAVVTGDLTQVDLPRGTRSGLREAVDVLSNVRGIAFTEFLREDVVRHPLVARIVEAYEKSARRREREQARKRKEDDTHDPA